AGAATAGAATTCTGCACCTTCAACCACAAAATGGTGCTTTTGATACTGCAAATAGAGCGCTTGGAAACTTGCAAGTGCAATGTTTAGCCCTTCACATACAGGAACAGTTACACTGCGCTCCAACAAAATTGGATTATCGTAAACTTGGTCAACAGAACGTAATAAGTTTTGAGTTTCAGACATCGTTTCCCCTCCCGTGTCACTGTCTTCAAGACTGTGAATAACCTCAATCTACCACGCTGATTTTTAGAGTCAACCAGGGGCTAAATTTCTATTAGGAATGATTGTCAATATATTTGCCAATTTGGCTTGCAAAAATTTAGTTCGTATTGCGATCGCCCTCACTCCTAAAAGGTTTGAGCTAAGATCAAGTGAGATTAATTCACAGAAATAATTTTTCTGATTGCTTGATTTTTATCTCTTCAGGAGTAGAGATTAGAATCGATTTATTCCACTTTTCTTAACAGGGTGGATGCTGCATTCAGCTATTTTGGTCGCGATCGCTTCGGCATGACGCCACCAATAAGAGCCTCCTACCCAAACCCGCGATGGTAAATGGCCCACTGGCGCAGAACGATTAAATTTCAGGTTGCTATGGATAGGAGCAGAGTTGTGTAGAGGCCAACCGATGCGTTGGCAGAAGCTGCCATAATCTGATTCAACGCTCTGATAAATTTGGGTTTGCACCGTCCAACCAAAGCGCTTTTGGCTGTGTTTTGTCCACAGACCATCAATAATTTGGATATCTTCGCAGGGTAACTTGCTGATGTCACCCGGTAGCAAATACCGCCCCAGTGGTTTACCCAGCGCTTGGCAGAGTACGGCCCAAGTTTCTTGATCGGCTGCCTGCCAGTGAGCCGCTGCTAGCAAATCTCGCAATTTGGTGTAGTCCACCCCAGCCGTAAACAAACCTTGACGAAGTAACTGAACAGGAGCCACAGCGGGCGATCGCACTTGAGAGGAAATCAGTCGAGCCTGTTGGATTGGAGAGCGAGCAGAAGTGGCAATGAGTTGATTGGTATTGATCGCTTGTAAGACTTCATCAGCCGACTGATACCGCTGGTTGATCGCTTCTTGGAGCAGTTTGTCGAGAACTTGCCCCAAGCGATCGCTGACTCTTTTTCCTTTGGGCAAAAAATCCCGCCAAGCCCAACTGTTTTCTGCAATGTCAAACATGTTTAAGGCAGGCACTTGGGTCAGCAGATGAATGCAGGTGACACCTAAGCTGTAGAGATCGCTGGCAGGCATAACCTTGCCTTTGGTCTGCTCTGGGGGCATATACTCTGGACTGCCAATGATGGTGCCAGTACAGGTGAGGTTGTTCCCAGCTAAAGATTTCGCCACGCCGAAGTCAATCAACACTAACTTGCGATCGCTCAAGGACTCCACTAGCGATCGCGCTCCTGCCTCTGTTTCCGCCTCTGGTGGCTGCAATCCTACCGTCATCGGCAGGTTAGGGCGGTAGCGCATGATATTAGCGGGTTTAATGTCGCGATGAATGACTTGGTGCTGGTGAATAAACTTCAACACAGGCAGCAAATCTTGCAGCAATTCCCAAATCTTGCTCTCGCTAAACCTACCCTGTTCTTGCAACTCTTGAGCTAGGGTTTGGCCTTTAATCCAAGCTTGAACCAAGTACAGCCGCTGCTCTTGCTCGAAGTGAGCTAGGAGCCTAGGAATTTGTGGATAGGTTCCTAACTCTTGCAGGCGGACAGCTTCCTGATGAAACAGCTCGACAGCTTTGGTGAAATGGCTACCCGTGTGTTTGGGCACATGCAGTTGCTTAACCACACAAAAAGGCTTGAAAGGTAAATCTTCGTCTACTGCCAAGAAAGTTCTGCCGAACCCGCCACGTCCAAGTGGTTGCAGG
This region of Trichocoleus desertorum NBK24 genomic DNA includes:
- a CDS encoding serine/threonine-protein kinase, coding for MSYCLNPDCQRPNNPTVAQFCQHCGGRLLLRERYRPLQPLGRGGFGRTFLAVDEDLPFKPFCVVKQLHVPKHTGSHFTKAVELFHQEAVRLQELGTYPQIPRLLAHFEQEQRLYLVQAWIKGQTLAQELQEQGRFSESKIWELLQDLLPVLKFIHQHQVIHRDIKPANIMRYRPNLPMTVGLQPPEAETEAGARSLVESLSDRKLVLIDFGVAKSLAGNNLTCTGTIIGSPEYMPPEQTKGKVMPASDLYSLGVTCIHLLTQVPALNMFDIAENSWAWRDFLPKGKRVSDRLGQVLDKLLQEAINQRYQSADEVLQAINTNQLIATSARSPIQQARLISSQVRSPAVAPVQLLRQGLFTAGVDYTKLRDLLAAAHWQAADQETWAVLCQALGKPLGRYLLPGDISKLPCEDIQIIDGLWTKHSQKRFGWTVQTQIYQSVESDYGSFCQRIGWPLHNSAPIHSNLKFNRSAPVGHLPSRVWVGGSYWWRHAEAIATKIAECSIHPVKKSGINRF